The following proteins come from a genomic window of Salvia hispanica cultivar TCC Black 2014 chromosome 4, UniMelb_Shisp_WGS_1.0, whole genome shotgun sequence:
- the LOC125224112 gene encoding glycerol-3-phosphate acyltransferase 5-like isoform X1, which yields MRSVVSELEGTLLKDPNVFSYFMLVAFEASGLVRFALLLMLWPLVRLLEACGRGDEGLKLTVFVATAGVRFQEIQSVTRAVLPKFFFDDLNMEAWSVFSGGDRRVVVSKMPSVMVEMFAMDHLRADEVIGTQLSVNRFGLATGFLKRDFDSIAEDVAELFGDNCGRPSVGLGRLGCGSGPYFLPLCQMSTCRHCMSTEGITYKQCHPPFPNVSGAKHILRPMPVIFHDGRLAKRPTPGAALLILVWIPLGILLAAVRISVGLTLPMWAIPRVAPIFGGRVVVKGTPPPPASDSNSGVLFVCTHRTLMDPVVLSAVLHRRIPAVTYSISRLSEILSPIPTVRLTRIRDVDAENIKRELERGDLVVCPEGTTCREPFLLRFSGLFAELTDRIVPVAMNYRVGLFHATTARGWKGMDPIFFFMNPRPVYEVTFLNQLPAEETCSAGRSPHDVANYVQRILAATLGFECTNFTRRDKYRVLAGNDGMVTQGRSPVKDVAKLVRKVVGGFVY from the exons ATGAGGAGTGTTGTTTCGGAGCTTGAGGGCACCCTTTTGAAGGACCCTAATGTGTTCTCCTATTTCATGCTAGTCGCATTCGAGGCCTCGGGCCTCGTTCGTTTCGCGCTGCTGCTAATGCTGTGGCCCCTCGTTCGCCTTCTCGAGGCGTGTGGGAGGGGCGATGAGGGGCTCAAGCTCACCGTGTTTGTGGCGACGGCCGGGGTCCGTTTTCAGGAGATTCAATCCGTGACTAGAGCGGTTTTGCCTAAGTTCTTCTTTGATGATTTGAATATGGAGGCGTGGAGTGTTTTCAGCGGCGGAGATAGGCGAGTCGTGGTGAGTAAAATGCCGAGCGTCATGGTCGAGATGTTCGCCATGGATCATTTGAGGGCCGATGAGGTTATCGGAACCCAGCTCTCGGTTAACCGGTTTGGCCTCGCCACCGGTTTTTTGAAGCGTGATTTTGATTCGATTGCGGAGGATGTGGCCGAGTTGTTTGGCGACAACTGTGGTCGACCTAGTGTGGGACTAGGGAGACTTGGTTGTGGTTCGGGTCCATATTTTCTTCCTTTGTGTCAG ATGTCAACATGTAGACATTGCATGTCAACAGAAGGCATAACATAC AAACAATGCCATCCACCATTTCCAAATGTGAGTGGTGCAAAACATATCCTCCGCCCTATGCCAGTGATCTTCCACGACGGTCGCCTTGCAAAGCGACCGACGCCCGGGGCTGCCCTCCTAATCCTCGTATGGATCCCTCTAGGGATCCTCCTAGCGGCCGTCCGGATCTCGGTGGGCCTAACCCTACCAATGTGGGCCATCCCAAGAGTGGCCCCCATCTTCGGGGGAAGGGTGGTGGTGAAAGGCACCCCTCCCCCGCCAGCCTCAGATTCCAACTCCGGGGTCCTATTCGTCTGCACCCACCGGACTCTAATGGACCCAGTAGTCCTCTCCGCCGTCCTCCATCGCCGGATTCCGGCGGTGACGTATTCAATCTCCCGGTTATCGGAGATCCTCTCCCCGATCCCCACCGTCCGGCTGACCCGGATCCGCGACGTGGACGCGGAGAACATAAAGCGAGAGCTGGAGAGAGGCGACCTCGTGGTGTGCCCCGAGGGGACGACGTGCCGGGAGCCGTTCCTACTCCGGTTCAGCGGGCTGTTCGCGGAGCTGACGGACCGGATCGTGCCGGTGGCGATGAATTATAGGGTGGGGCTGTTCCACGCGACGACGGCGAGGGGGTGGAAGGGGATGGACCcgatcttcttcttcatgaACCCGAGGCCAGTTTACGAGGTAACGTTCCTTAACCAGCTGCCGGCGGAGGAGACTTGCTCGGCGGGAAGGAGCCCTCACGACGTGGCGAATTACGTGCAGAGGATTCTGGCGGCCACGCTGGGGTTTGAGTGCACTAACTTCACGCGGAGGGATAAGTACCGTGTGCTCGCCGGGAATGATGGGATGGTGACGCAGGGGAGGAGTCCGGTGAAGGATGTGGCCAAATTGGTGAGGAAAGTGGTCGGGGGTTTCGTCTATTAG
- the LOC125224527 gene encoding pumilio homolog 1-like isoform X1: MIPESDDDYNEELVHDPAYRSYYYQNGGGGESLFAMQPGFGGLEEEKVLQGEWGAHGIIGYPGLGVGNKQKRIANMDGVGYPTTVSRRPSLVASQSNGESESSETHVVFHHESASLNALHSGTSMQSTSQSYASAMGSSPRNLTPDLVRSPSPRISALSGDRMSSLDQRYVNIHDLYNEISPEVVPSADIITSLSGLSLSSGTMGDVRKYQKPQMQDRVDVHSQRDDVPFKQYPYSNGILKETSMPTLNCLGSSASHYLNTASLNFSSSNFGLGGYPASPLVMGNQVGDSRALSGGLPFESDLFVAAAEENYARLGNQSTLDAFPMAHTDPSYLDYLIANGYSSVALDNQRMHVESLANPPVDFLGNRNAYFEASLRRSQYGSGFGKSSTMNNGFHGNYAFGLGIPHRGNHIRSPMFPNCPIASGGSDRNVEQIMCFPSTLRSMAHSFGGPWPSGPGCNLEESFAASLLDEFKGNKTRCLDLAEIAGHVVEFSADQFGSRFIQQKLETASALEKNMIFLEIMPQALPLMTDVFGNYVIQKFLEHGSASQIRQLAEQLIGHVLTLSLQMYGCRVIQKALEVIELDQKKEMVAELDGHVLHCVRDQNGNHVIQKCIECVPENSIEFIVTTFYDQVVTLSTHPYGCRVIQRVMEHCDSPKTQAVVMEEIMNSVCMLAQDQYGNYVIQHVLGHGKPSERSAIIHQLTGKIVEMSQQKFASNVIEKCLSCGTHEERQALVHEMLGSTDENEPLQVMMKDQFANYVVQKVLETCDDQQLELLLNRIKVHLNALKKYTYGKHIVARVEKLVATGERRINALSSYAA; this comes from the exons ATGATACCGGAATCGGACGATGATTATAATGAGGAGCTCGTACATGATCCAGCTTACAGGTCTTATTATTACCAGAATGGTGGTGGAGGTGAGTCCCTCTTTGCTATGCAGCCGGGGTTTGGTGGTTTAGAAGAGGAGAAGGTACTGCAGGGGGAATGGGGTGCTCATGGAATCATTGGATATCCAGGCTTGGGTGTGGGGAATAAGCAGAAGAGGATTGCAAATATG GATGGCGTAGGATATCCAACAACTGTTTCTAGACGTCCCTCTCTCGTGGCCAGCCAATCTAATGGAGAATCTGAATCCTCTGAGACACATGTGGTTTTCCATCACGAGTCAGCATCATTGAATGCATTGCATTCTGGCACAAGTATGCAAAGCACATCTCAAAGTTATGCCTCTGCTATGGGTTCTTCACCAAGAAATCTTACTCCTGACCTCGTCAGATCTCCTAGTCCTCGCATTTCTGCTCTAAGCGGTGATAGAATGAGCTCACTGGACCAGAGATATGTAAACATTCATGActtatataatgaaatttcaCCTGAGGTGGTGCCATCTGCAGACATCATCACTTCTTTGTCAGGCTTGAGCCTATCATCAGGCACCATGGGGGATGTGAGGAAATATCAAAAACCTCAGATGCAGGATAGAGTTGATGTCCACTCACAAAGGGATGATGTTCCCTTCAAACAATATCCTTATTCAAATGGCATCTTGAAAGAAACATCTATGCCTACTTTGAATTGTCTAGGAAGTTCAGCATCCCACTATCTCAACACTGCTAGTCTAAATTTCTCCTCATCAAACTTTGGTTTAGGTGGATACCCTGCGTCACCGTTAGTCATGGGCAATCAAGTTGGTGACTCAAGAGCTTTAAGCGGCGGCTTACCATTTGAATCAGATTTATTTGTTGCAGCAGCTGAAGAGAACTATGCTAGACTTGGAAATCAAAGCACATTGGACGCTTTTCCAATGGCACATACAGATCCATCATATCTCGATTATCTAATAGCAAATGGGTATTCTTCTGTAGCTCTTGATAATCAACGAATGCATGTGGAATCTCTAGCAAATCCACCAGTAGATTTTCTTGGGAATCGAAATGCTTACTTTGAAGCTTCGCTTAGGAGGTCACAGTATGGATCGGGTTTTGGGAAATCAAGTACTATGAACAATGGTTTCCATGGAAATTATGCATTTGGTCTTGGCATTCCTCATCGTGGAAATCATATTAGGTCTCCAATGTTTCCAAACTGCCCCATTGCATCTGGTGGCTCTGACAGGAACGTGGAACAGATTATGTGTTTCCCATCCACTTTAAGAAGCATGGCTCACAGTTTTGGGGGACCATGGCCTTCTGGACCTGGCTGTAATTTGGAGGAAAGCTTTGCAGCTTCATTGTTGGATGAGTTTAAGGGAAACAAAACCAGGTGTCTTGACCTTGCAGAGATTGCAGGTCATGTTGTTGAGTTCAG TGCGGACCAGTTTGGAAGTCGTTTTATTCAACAGAAACTTGAAACTGCCAGCGCACTAGAGAAGAACATGATTTTCCTTGAAATTATGCCTCAAGCTCTTCCCCTGATGACAGATGTGTTTGGTAACTATGTAATTCAGAAG TTTTTGGAACATGGAAGTGCTTCGCAGATTAGGCAACTGGCTGAGCAACTAATTGGGCATGTTCTGACCCTTAGTCTCCAAATGTATGGTTGTCGCGTCATACAGAAG GCACTGGAGGTCATTGAACTTGACCAGAAGAAAGAGATGGTTGCAGAGCTTGACGGGCATGTATTGCACTGTGTGCGCGATCAGAATGGGAATCATGTCATACAAAAATGTATTGAGTGTGTACCTGAAAATTCCATTGAGTTCATTGTCACTACATTTTATGATCAAGTTGTTACATTGTCTACTCATCCGTATGGTTGTCGAGTAATACAG AGAGTCATGGAGCATTGTGATAGTCCCAAAACTCAGGCTGTAGTGATGGAAGAGATTATGAATTCTGTTTGTATGTTAGCTCAGGATCAATATGGAAATTATGTCATTCAG CATGTACTTGGACATGGAAAGCCGTCTGAGAGATCTGCTATTATTCACCAATTAACTGGGAAGATCGTAGAGATGAGCCAGCAGAAGTTTGCTTCCAATGTAATAGAGAAATGCTTATCTTGTGGAACACATGAAGAACGTCAGGCCCTGGTACATGAGATGCTTGGCAGCACTGATGAAAATGAGCCTCTCCAA GTAATGATGAAAGATCAGTTTGCAAACTACGTTGTTCAGAAAGTGCTGGAGACGTGTGACGACCAGCAACTTGAACTCCTACTTAACCGAATTAAAGTTCATTTAAATGCTCTTAAGAAATATACGTACGGGAAGCATATTGTTGCACGTGTAGAGAAACTTGTGGCTACCGGAG AGAGGAGGATCAACGCCCTGTCTTCATATGCTGCTTAA
- the LOC125224112 gene encoding glycerol-3-phosphate acyltransferase 5-like isoform X2, producing MRSVVSELEGTLLKDPNVFSYFMLVAFEASGLVRFALLLMLWPLVRLLEACGRGDEGLKLTVFVATAGVRFQEIQSVTRAVLPKFFFDDLNMEAWSVFSGGDRRVVVSKMPSVMVEMFAMDHLRADEVIGTQLSVNRFGLATGFLKRDFDSIAEDVAELFGDNCGRPSVGLGRLGCGSGPYFLPLCQKQCHPPFPNVSGAKHILRPMPVIFHDGRLAKRPTPGAALLILVWIPLGILLAAVRISVGLTLPMWAIPRVAPIFGGRVVVKGTPPPPASDSNSGVLFVCTHRTLMDPVVLSAVLHRRIPAVTYSISRLSEILSPIPTVRLTRIRDVDAENIKRELERGDLVVCPEGTTCREPFLLRFSGLFAELTDRIVPVAMNYRVGLFHATTARGWKGMDPIFFFMNPRPVYEVTFLNQLPAEETCSAGRSPHDVANYVQRILAATLGFECTNFTRRDKYRVLAGNDGMVTQGRSPVKDVAKLVRKVVGGFVY from the exons ATGAGGAGTGTTGTTTCGGAGCTTGAGGGCACCCTTTTGAAGGACCCTAATGTGTTCTCCTATTTCATGCTAGTCGCATTCGAGGCCTCGGGCCTCGTTCGTTTCGCGCTGCTGCTAATGCTGTGGCCCCTCGTTCGCCTTCTCGAGGCGTGTGGGAGGGGCGATGAGGGGCTCAAGCTCACCGTGTTTGTGGCGACGGCCGGGGTCCGTTTTCAGGAGATTCAATCCGTGACTAGAGCGGTTTTGCCTAAGTTCTTCTTTGATGATTTGAATATGGAGGCGTGGAGTGTTTTCAGCGGCGGAGATAGGCGAGTCGTGGTGAGTAAAATGCCGAGCGTCATGGTCGAGATGTTCGCCATGGATCATTTGAGGGCCGATGAGGTTATCGGAACCCAGCTCTCGGTTAACCGGTTTGGCCTCGCCACCGGTTTTTTGAAGCGTGATTTTGATTCGATTGCGGAGGATGTGGCCGAGTTGTTTGGCGACAACTGTGGTCGACCTAGTGTGGGACTAGGGAGACTTGGTTGTGGTTCGGGTCCATATTTTCTTCCTTTGTGTCAG AAACAATGCCATCCACCATTTCCAAATGTGAGTGGTGCAAAACATATCCTCCGCCCTATGCCAGTGATCTTCCACGACGGTCGCCTTGCAAAGCGACCGACGCCCGGGGCTGCCCTCCTAATCCTCGTATGGATCCCTCTAGGGATCCTCCTAGCGGCCGTCCGGATCTCGGTGGGCCTAACCCTACCAATGTGGGCCATCCCAAGAGTGGCCCCCATCTTCGGGGGAAGGGTGGTGGTGAAAGGCACCCCTCCCCCGCCAGCCTCAGATTCCAACTCCGGGGTCCTATTCGTCTGCACCCACCGGACTCTAATGGACCCAGTAGTCCTCTCCGCCGTCCTCCATCGCCGGATTCCGGCGGTGACGTATTCAATCTCCCGGTTATCGGAGATCCTCTCCCCGATCCCCACCGTCCGGCTGACCCGGATCCGCGACGTGGACGCGGAGAACATAAAGCGAGAGCTGGAGAGAGGCGACCTCGTGGTGTGCCCCGAGGGGACGACGTGCCGGGAGCCGTTCCTACTCCGGTTCAGCGGGCTGTTCGCGGAGCTGACGGACCGGATCGTGCCGGTGGCGATGAATTATAGGGTGGGGCTGTTCCACGCGACGACGGCGAGGGGGTGGAAGGGGATGGACCcgatcttcttcttcatgaACCCGAGGCCAGTTTACGAGGTAACGTTCCTTAACCAGCTGCCGGCGGAGGAGACTTGCTCGGCGGGAAGGAGCCCTCACGACGTGGCGAATTACGTGCAGAGGATTCTGGCGGCCACGCTGGGGTTTGAGTGCACTAACTTCACGCGGAGGGATAAGTACCGTGTGCTCGCCGGGAATGATGGGATGGTGACGCAGGGGAGGAGTCCGGTGAAGGATGTGGCCAAATTGGTGAGGAAAGTGGTCGGGGGTTTCGTCTATTAG
- the LOC125224528 gene encoding ribulose bisphosphate carboxylase/oxygenase activase 2, chloroplastic-like, whose amino-acid sequence MAAAVSTIGAVNRVPLNFNGSNGGGAVPTSSFLGSSLKKASVVKSSGSGKGSFKVVAEVKQTDGDRWKGLIEDVSDDQQDITRGKGMVDPLFQAPSGMGTHDPVLSSYEYLSQGLREYNLDNKLDGLYIAPAFMDKLVVHLSKNFMTLPNIKIPLILGVWGGKGQGKSFQCELVFRKMGINPIMMSAGELESGNAGEPAKLIRQRYREAADIIKKGKMCCLFINDLDAGAGRMGGTTQYTVNNQMVNATLMNIADNPTNVQLPGMYNKQENARVPIIVTGNDFSTLYAPLIRDGRMEKFYWAPTRDDRIGVCKGIFRTDGVSDEAITKLVDTFPGQSIDFFGALRARVYDDLVREWVTGVGVENIGLKLVNSRDGPPVFEQPKMTLEKLLQYGNMLVAEQDNVKRVQLADKYLKDAALGDANKDAIDRGAF is encoded by the exons ATGGCCGCCGCCGTGTCGACCATCGGAGCCGTCAACCGCGTCCCG TTGAACTTCAATGGATCCAACGGAGGAGGCGCGGTGCCAACGTCCTCGTTCCTGGGGTCGAGCCTGAAGAAGGCGAGTGTCGTGAAATCTAGCGGCAGCGGGAAGGGGAGCTTCAAAGTGGTGGCGGAGGTGAAGCAGACGGATGGAGACAGGTGGAAGGGGCTGATCGAGGACGTGTCCGACGATCAGCAGGACATCACGAGGGGTAAGGGCATGGTGGACCCCCTTTTCCAAGCCCCGAGCGGGATGGGGACCCACGACCCCGTCCTCAGCTCGTACGAGTACCTGAGCCAGGGCCTCCGTGAGTACAACCTGGACAACAAGCTGGACGGGTTATACATCGCCCCAGCATTCATGGACAAATTGGTCGTCCATTTGTCTAAGAACTTCATGACACTCCCCAACATTAAG ATTCCGTTGATTTTGGGTGTATGGGGAGGGAAGGGGCAGGGGAAATCCTTCCAGTGCGAGCTGGTGTTCCGGAAGATGGGGATCAACCCGATCATGATGAGCGCGGGAGAGTTGGAGAGTGGGAACGCAGGAGAGCCCGCGAAGCTGATCAGGCAGAGGTACAGGGAGGCGGCGGACATCATAAAGAAGGGGAAGATGTGCTGTCTCTTCATCAATGATCTGGACGCGGGAGCAGGGCGGATGGGTGGCACCACCCAGTACACCGTCAACAACCAGATGGTGAATGCCACGCTCATGAACATCGCGGATAACCCGACCAACGTGCAGCTCCCGGGGATGTACAACAAGCAGGAGAACGCCCGTGTCCCCATCATTGTCACCGGAAACGACTTCTCCACCCTGTACGCGCCCCTCATCCGTGACGGGCGTATGGAGAAGTTCTACTGGGCGCCCACCCGCGATGACCGTATTGGGGTGTGCAAGGGTATCTTCCGTACCGATGGAGTCTCCGATGAGGCCATCACCAAGCTCGTGGACACGTTCCCCGGGCAGTCCATCGATTTCTTCGGGGCTCTGAGGGCGCGGGTGTATGATGACCTTGTGCGCGAGTGGGTGACCGGGGTGGGAGTCGAGAACATCGGGCTGAAGCTGGTGAACTCGAGGGACGGGCCCCCGGTGTTCGAGCAGCCGAAGATGACGCTGGAGAAGCTGCTACAGTATGGAAACATGCTGGTGGCAGAGCAGGACAATGTGAAGAGAGTGCAGTTGGCTGACAAATATTTGAAGGATGCTGCTCTTGGAGATGCCAACAAGGATGCTATCGACAGGGGTGCTTTCTAG
- the LOC125224527 gene encoding pumilio homolog 1-like isoform X2, producing MQPGFGGLEEEKVLQGEWGAHGIIGYPGLGVGNKQKRIANMDGVGYPTTVSRRPSLVASQSNGESESSETHVVFHHESASLNALHSGTSMQSTSQSYASAMGSSPRNLTPDLVRSPSPRISALSGDRMSSLDQRYVNIHDLYNEISPEVVPSADIITSLSGLSLSSGTMGDVRKYQKPQMQDRVDVHSQRDDVPFKQYPYSNGILKETSMPTLNCLGSSASHYLNTASLNFSSSNFGLGGYPASPLVMGNQVGDSRALSGGLPFESDLFVAAAEENYARLGNQSTLDAFPMAHTDPSYLDYLIANGYSSVALDNQRMHVESLANPPVDFLGNRNAYFEASLRRSQYGSGFGKSSTMNNGFHGNYAFGLGIPHRGNHIRSPMFPNCPIASGGSDRNVEQIMCFPSTLRSMAHSFGGPWPSGPGCNLEESFAASLLDEFKGNKTRCLDLAEIAGHVVEFSADQFGSRFIQQKLETASALEKNMIFLEIMPQALPLMTDVFGNYVIQKFLEHGSASQIRQLAEQLIGHVLTLSLQMYGCRVIQKALEVIELDQKKEMVAELDGHVLHCVRDQNGNHVIQKCIECVPENSIEFIVTTFYDQVVTLSTHPYGCRVIQRVMEHCDSPKTQAVVMEEIMNSVCMLAQDQYGNYVIQHVLGHGKPSERSAIIHQLTGKIVEMSQQKFASNVIEKCLSCGTHEERQALVHEMLGSTDENEPLQVMMKDQFANYVVQKVLETCDDQQLELLLNRIKVHLNALKKYTYGKHIVARVEKLVATGERRINALSSYAA from the exons ATGCAGCCGGGGTTTGGTGGTTTAGAAGAGGAGAAGGTACTGCAGGGGGAATGGGGTGCTCATGGAATCATTGGATATCCAGGCTTGGGTGTGGGGAATAAGCAGAAGAGGATTGCAAATATG GATGGCGTAGGATATCCAACAACTGTTTCTAGACGTCCCTCTCTCGTGGCCAGCCAATCTAATGGAGAATCTGAATCCTCTGAGACACATGTGGTTTTCCATCACGAGTCAGCATCATTGAATGCATTGCATTCTGGCACAAGTATGCAAAGCACATCTCAAAGTTATGCCTCTGCTATGGGTTCTTCACCAAGAAATCTTACTCCTGACCTCGTCAGATCTCCTAGTCCTCGCATTTCTGCTCTAAGCGGTGATAGAATGAGCTCACTGGACCAGAGATATGTAAACATTCATGActtatataatgaaatttcaCCTGAGGTGGTGCCATCTGCAGACATCATCACTTCTTTGTCAGGCTTGAGCCTATCATCAGGCACCATGGGGGATGTGAGGAAATATCAAAAACCTCAGATGCAGGATAGAGTTGATGTCCACTCACAAAGGGATGATGTTCCCTTCAAACAATATCCTTATTCAAATGGCATCTTGAAAGAAACATCTATGCCTACTTTGAATTGTCTAGGAAGTTCAGCATCCCACTATCTCAACACTGCTAGTCTAAATTTCTCCTCATCAAACTTTGGTTTAGGTGGATACCCTGCGTCACCGTTAGTCATGGGCAATCAAGTTGGTGACTCAAGAGCTTTAAGCGGCGGCTTACCATTTGAATCAGATTTATTTGTTGCAGCAGCTGAAGAGAACTATGCTAGACTTGGAAATCAAAGCACATTGGACGCTTTTCCAATGGCACATACAGATCCATCATATCTCGATTATCTAATAGCAAATGGGTATTCTTCTGTAGCTCTTGATAATCAACGAATGCATGTGGAATCTCTAGCAAATCCACCAGTAGATTTTCTTGGGAATCGAAATGCTTACTTTGAAGCTTCGCTTAGGAGGTCACAGTATGGATCGGGTTTTGGGAAATCAAGTACTATGAACAATGGTTTCCATGGAAATTATGCATTTGGTCTTGGCATTCCTCATCGTGGAAATCATATTAGGTCTCCAATGTTTCCAAACTGCCCCATTGCATCTGGTGGCTCTGACAGGAACGTGGAACAGATTATGTGTTTCCCATCCACTTTAAGAAGCATGGCTCACAGTTTTGGGGGACCATGGCCTTCTGGACCTGGCTGTAATTTGGAGGAAAGCTTTGCAGCTTCATTGTTGGATGAGTTTAAGGGAAACAAAACCAGGTGTCTTGACCTTGCAGAGATTGCAGGTCATGTTGTTGAGTTCAG TGCGGACCAGTTTGGAAGTCGTTTTATTCAACAGAAACTTGAAACTGCCAGCGCACTAGAGAAGAACATGATTTTCCTTGAAATTATGCCTCAAGCTCTTCCCCTGATGACAGATGTGTTTGGTAACTATGTAATTCAGAAG TTTTTGGAACATGGAAGTGCTTCGCAGATTAGGCAACTGGCTGAGCAACTAATTGGGCATGTTCTGACCCTTAGTCTCCAAATGTATGGTTGTCGCGTCATACAGAAG GCACTGGAGGTCATTGAACTTGACCAGAAGAAAGAGATGGTTGCAGAGCTTGACGGGCATGTATTGCACTGTGTGCGCGATCAGAATGGGAATCATGTCATACAAAAATGTATTGAGTGTGTACCTGAAAATTCCATTGAGTTCATTGTCACTACATTTTATGATCAAGTTGTTACATTGTCTACTCATCCGTATGGTTGTCGAGTAATACAG AGAGTCATGGAGCATTGTGATAGTCCCAAAACTCAGGCTGTAGTGATGGAAGAGATTATGAATTCTGTTTGTATGTTAGCTCAGGATCAATATGGAAATTATGTCATTCAG CATGTACTTGGACATGGAAAGCCGTCTGAGAGATCTGCTATTATTCACCAATTAACTGGGAAGATCGTAGAGATGAGCCAGCAGAAGTTTGCTTCCAATGTAATAGAGAAATGCTTATCTTGTGGAACACATGAAGAACGTCAGGCCCTGGTACATGAGATGCTTGGCAGCACTGATGAAAATGAGCCTCTCCAA GTAATGATGAAAGATCAGTTTGCAAACTACGTTGTTCAGAAAGTGCTGGAGACGTGTGACGACCAGCAACTTGAACTCCTACTTAACCGAATTAAAGTTCATTTAAATGCTCTTAAGAAATATACGTACGGGAAGCATATTGTTGCACGTGTAGAGAAACTTGTGGCTACCGGAG AGAGGAGGATCAACGCCCTGTCTTCATATGCTGCTTAA